The sequence AACTCTTATTTATTCACTGAAGTGGTGCTGCAGATCCAAATGAATGATCAATTGAGGCCAGCATCATAGACAACAAGCTGTGTTCATTCCATTGACAGACTCTGCTCCACaggtattttctcttctaaataCTATATACTTATAGTTTCATATCCGCATTATATGTATAGTATTTACTGTTTAATCATCAAAGTTGCTGGTAAAGCTTTATTACTTTTTGTTGGGCTGTTGTTCCTCCCTGATAATGAGCAATTTATCACCTAATCTTGTTGTTTAAATTGATTATGTCTCGAGTTGATAAGTTTTCAGATTTTCTTAAGAAAATCCTGCATATGGTAAGTGTGCTTTGTAATATTCAAGATCTACACACTTGAAATTGTTGATTTCAAAAACAATGTCAAGAAGCCTTTTAGGATCTAACTAGTTCAAACTTCATATAACGAGCTAATctaatattttattaatctttTCATACTATTGAAGATCGTTGAATCATGGCTTTGAAAATTCAGAAGCAACTCATGGATTATCAGGGGAAAGATAGGATCAGCAGTTTGCCGGACTCCCTTCTTCATCACATACTCTCTTCCCTCAAAATTAAGCCCATTGTGCGTACCAGTCTTTTATCTAAAAGATGGAGGTATGTTTGGTCCTCAATTCCTAACCTTGATTTTCGATATTGGCGGTCTTCTAGGTCAGATATTCATTTGGAGACTGAGagattcatgaattttatagaTAGAATGTTGCCGCTTCTTGGTACGTCTAACATCCATAGATTCTCTCTCCGTTGTGATGAACTTTGCGATGATTCTAGGATTAGTGCCATGGTTTCCAGTGTAATAAGGTGTAAAGTTGTAAAGATGAATCTCATCTTTAAACACAAAAGGCCCTTCTTATTGCCCTCTACTCTTTTTACCTGTGAATCACTTGAGAAGTTGTGGATACGCTCATCTTCGGTTCTATACCTACCAAAATCCATCTCTTTTCCAAGACTCAAGCTGCTTCAACTTGCTCTCGTCGAATTTACGGATGAGTGCTTGACTGAGCAACTCTTTTCCAACTGCCCAGTCCTTGAAGAATTGATTATACGTTGGTGCAACTGGGTCAATATGAAGGCTGTATGTATCTCAGCTCCTGCACTGAAATGcttaataattgattgtatcgGTGACCCTCTGAACATTAATATTTTACATAACTGTGAGGTGAAGATTCATGCACCAAGTCTCGTGTCTCTAACATACAGAGATTGCATTGCCAAGGAATTTGTTTTCTCTAGTTTATCATCACTAGTTGATGCAAAGATAGACATTGATGTTGGAGATAGTTTTCCTGAAACAAGACAGGAAGAAACAGAGTATTGTGCAGCTGTGACTAAGTTCCTTCGACAGATTGTCAATGTAAAACACTTGAAAATCTCTG comes from Papaver somniferum cultivar HN1 chromosome 7, ASM357369v1, whole genome shotgun sequence and encodes:
- the LOC113298202 gene encoding putative F-box/FBD/LRR-repeat protein At5g22670; its protein translation is MLPLLGTSNIHRFSLRCDELCDDSRISAMVSSVIRCKVVKMNLIFKHKRPFLLPSTLFTCESLEKLWIRSSSVLYLPKSISFPRLKLLQLALVEFTDECLTEQLFSNCPVLEELIIRWCNWVNMKAVCISAPALKCLIIDCIGDPLNINILHNCEVKIHAPSLVSLTYRDCIAKEFVFSSLSSLVDAKIDIDVGDSFPETRQEETEYCAAVTKFLRQIVNVKHLKISGNTLEVLSFAEDLLTDLPTFYNLIQLEVLSVVKYYAHKTLFPLIQTAPNLESLVFCKVFSPYLHDDGDGWLLDMDTVSESLFRNIKFVQFKEFFGTPGEMKLARVILNNASALQMMTITCTLSRDLSSKVVVMEELLRFPRGSPSCVIEFS